In Betaproteobacteria bacterium, the following are encoded in one genomic region:
- a CDS encoding acyl dehydratase — translation MGYATQRYFDHVKVGDELTPVEKGPMSPAHIMRWSAASENWHRIHYDYPFSTGHDKNPGLLINGSWKQHLLAQMLDEWAGLEGWVAKISFQYRAMNIEWETLTAWGRVTNTYEKDGLGIVECETGIRNDRGLESTPGSAVIVLPIRDGKAVPYPFAPFEG, via the coding sequence GCTACTTCGACCACGTCAAGGTCGGGGATGAGCTTACCCCCGTAGAGAAGGGACCGATGAGTCCGGCGCACATCATGCGCTGGTCTGCGGCGTCCGAGAACTGGCATCGGATCCACTATGACTATCCCTTCAGCACCGGCCATGACAAGAACCCTGGACTCCTCATCAATGGTTCCTGGAAACAGCACCTCCTCGCCCAGATGCTCGACGAATGGGCCGGCCTCGAAGGATGGGTCGCGAAGATCTCTTTTCAGTACCGCGCCATGAACATCGAATGGGAAACCCTCACCGCATGGGGAAGAGTGACCAACACCTATGAGAAGGACGGTCTCGGTATCGTCGAGTGCGAGACCGGCATTCGAAACGACCGCGGCCTCGAAAGCACACCCGGCTCCGCGGTCATCGTTCTGCCAATCAGGGATGGAAAAGCCGTGCCGTATCCCTTCGCACCATTTGAGGGCTGA